From a single Miscanthus floridulus cultivar M001 chromosome 8, ASM1932011v1, whole genome shotgun sequence genomic region:
- the LOC136471468 gene encoding V-type proton ATPase subunit B 2-like gives MGLAKDGAELEEGSLEIGMEYRTVSGVAGPLVILDKVKGPKYQEIVNIRLGDGTTRRGQVLEVDGEKAVVQVFEGTSGIDNKYTTVQFTGEVLKTPVSLDMLGRIFNGSGKPIDNGPPILPEAYLDISGSSINPSERTYPEEMIQTGISTIDVMNSIARGQKIPLFSAAGLPHNEIAAQICRQAGLVKTLEKSGKHKESGVEDNFAIVFAAMGVNMETAQFFKRDFEENGSMERVTLFLNLANDPTIERIITPRIALTTAEYLAYECGKHVLVILTDMSSYADALREVSAAREEVPGRRGYPGYMYTDLATIYERAGRIEGRKGSITQIPILTMPNDDITHPTPDLTGYITEGQIYIDRQLHNRQIYPPINVLPSLSRLMKSAIGEGMTRRDHSDVSNQLYANYAIGKDVQAMKAVVGEEALSSEDLLYLEFLDKFERKFVTQGAYDTRNIFQSLDLAWTLLRIFPRELLHRIPAKTLDQYYSRDATH, from the exons ATGGGTCTGGCGAAGGATGGCGCCGAGTTGGAGGAAGGATCCTTGGAGATTGGCATGG AGTATAGAACTGTCTCTGGTGTGGCAGGACCGTTGGTTATCTTGGACAAAGTAAAG GGCCCTAAGTATCAGGAAATTGTGAACATTCGATTGGGAGATGGCACTACTCGTCGTGGTCAGGTCCTGGAAGTCGATGGTGAAAAGGCTGTTGTGCAG GTCTTTGAAGGTACCTCAGGAATAGACAACAAGTATACTACTGTGCAGTTTACTGGTGAG GTCTTGAAAACTCCTGTCTCACTTGATATGCTTGGACGCATTTTTAATGGTTCTGGCAAACCCATTGATAATGGTCCCCCGATATTGCCTGAGGCTTACTTGGATATTTCTG GAAGTTCTATCAATCCCAGTGAGAGAACCTATCCAGAAGAGATGATTCAAACAGGAATATCCACCATCGATGTGATGAACTCAATAGCACGAGGGCAAAAAATTCCTCTCTTTTCTGCAGCTGGTCTTCCTCACAATGAAATTGCTGCTCAGATATGTCGTCAGGCTGGTCTTGTTAAAACTCTGGAGAAATCTGGCAAGCACAAGGAG AGTGGTGTTGAGGACAACTTTGCCATTGTGTTTGCTGCTATGGGAGTAAACATGGAAACTGCCCAATTTTTCAAACGTGATTTTGAAGAAAATGGCTCAATGGAACGGGTCACCCTTTTTCTGAATCTG GCAAATGATCCCACCATTGAACGGATCATCACTCCTCGTATTGCTCTGACAACTGCAGAATATTTGGCATACGAATGTGGAAAACATGTTCTTGTCATTCTTACAGACATGAGTTCATATGCAGATGCTCTTCGTGAG GTCTCAGCAGCACGAGAAGAGGTGCCTGGTAGGCGTGGTTATCCTGGGTATATGTATACTGATCTGGCAACCATATATGAGCGAGCTGGGCGTAttgaaggaagaaaaggctcaattaCTCAAATTCCCATCCTAACTATGCCTAATGATG ATATCACACATCCAACTCCAGATCTTACTGGATACATTACTGAAGGGCAAATATACATTGATAGACAGCTCCATAATAGGCAG ATATATCCACCCATCAATGTCCTGCCATCTCTCTCGCGGTTGATGAAG AGTGCTATTGGGGAGGGTATGACACGGCGAGATCATTCAGATGTGTCTAATCAG CTTTATGCCAACTATGCCATTGGGAAGGATGTTCAAGCTATGAAAGCAGTTGTTGGAGAGGAAGCGCTTTCATCCGAGGATCTG CTCTATCTAGAATTCCTTGACAAGTTTGAGAGGAAGTTTGTAACTCAAGGTGCATATGACACCCGGAACATTTTCCAGTCACTTGACCTGGCATGGACATTGCTTCGCATATTCCCTCGTGAACTTCTCCACCGTATTCCTGCAAAGACCTTGGATCAATACTACAGCAGGGATGCCACCCATTGA